A single region of the Triticum dicoccoides isolate Atlit2015 ecotype Zavitan chromosome 2B, WEW_v2.0, whole genome shotgun sequence genome encodes:
- the LOC119368213 gene encoding uncharacterized protein LOC119368213 — protein MADWAPVFVGLALFILLSPGLLFQIPGKGRIVDFGSFQTSGASMLIHAVIYFALITILLLAVRVQVFLG, from the coding sequence ATGGCGGACTGGGCCCCGGTGTTCGTCGGGCTGGCGCTATTCATCCTCCTCTCGCCGGGGCTGCTGTTCCAGATCCCCGGCAAGGGCAGGATCGTGGACTTCGGCAGCTTCCAGACCAGCGGCGCCTCCATGCTCATCCACGCCGTCATCTACTTCGCCCTCATCACCATCTTACTCCTCGCCGTCCGCGTCCAAGTCTTCCTTGGTTAA